Below is a window of Desulfobacterales bacterium DNA.
GGCCTGATCGACAAGCTGAGATATACCCCGGCGGGTTTGCGGAATCTTCGTTGCTGTTTGCCTGAGCAGGTTATACATATCAACTTGAAGAAAATCAACGTAGGCAATCAGGTTGTAACGTTCATCAACAAAATTATTAGCCCCAGAGGTCAGGACGGTAGCGGTTTGCTTAATGGTCGTGTAGATGTCCAGGCCGACCCGTGAAGCTGCGTCAACTTCGGTCTGTGTGTAAGACTCGGCAGACACGGCAAGCTCTTTCAGCTGCATTGTTAGTGCCGTGTTCTCGGCGGCGAAGTTGACTGTATGAACCCGTGCCATATATGTAGCGGCAAGCTTACGACTCCCGGCTTTACTGTAGAGCATCCGGTAATTAGTGCGCCCGGCTAGTTTGATCCCCCATACAGGATTCGTTACACTCAGGGCCAGGTTTGTAGGATCGTCGAAAACATCATACATCAGCACATTGTTAGCCTGCGCCCACTCGGCAAGGTCGATCCGGGCAGTGTCAAGTGGCTTGCTGATAAACATAGCGCCCCGAAATTTAACCAGGCTTGCAAGCTCTGTGATGGCTTCAAGCATGGTTTCGACGGCCAGCGTTGCGGCGGCTGCACCTTGGACAAGAACGGCCCCGGAACCATCGGTAAGATTAAGAATGTCACCGATAAAGGTTCCTGCCGTATGCGCAGTTGCGTAGGTGAGCGTTGAAAGAGCGCCGGTTGTAGGGCTGGTTATCAGGATGCTACCGTTACTTTCCGTGGCGGTTGCTCCGGTCAGAGCGGTGTCGATAACCCCGGCAATATCGGCCAGG
It encodes the following:
- a CDS encoding DUF3383 family protein, which codes for MSVNIENVVTVQLLEGAQLALADNPNVCLIMTSQQDGPINSANRYQVYSDPGSVSADFGTSSAAASFANAFFATSPNPIAAGGRLVMGYWRGESEAVAATAATLTGGQLQEVTIVDQMQQISDGSMTITVDAAAAAQVLSALDFQAVTSLADIAGVIDTALTGATATESNGSILITSPTTGALSTLTYATAHTAGTFIGDILNLTDGSGAVLVQGAAAATLAVETMLEAITELASLVKFRGAMFISKPLDTARIDLAEWAQANNVLMYDVFDDPTNLALSVTNPVWGIKLAGRTNYRMLYSKAGSRKLAATYMARVHTVNFAAENTALTMQLKELAVSAESYTQTEVDAASRVGLDIYTTIKQTATVLTSGANNFVDERYNLIAYVDFLQVDMYNLLRQTATKIPQTRRGISQLVDQAEKTTRQFVRAGVIAPGTWTSPDFFGNYDTFLDNVLTNGYYFLAGALADQSQAAREARKSPVIQGAIKLAGAVHSVDLVIFVNR